The nucleotide sequence CCAGCCTTAAGTGGAGTAAGAAGGTGATTGAGATGGGGAAGGCCAAACCGAGGTACTGTGAGGTATGTGGGGCGCCGATAAGAGGTCCCGGTCACAGGATAAGGATCGAGGGGGCGGAAGTTCTCGTCTGCGACCGCTGTTATGAGAAATACGGCGGAAAGAAGCCCGGAACCTTCAGCATAATGCCCACCGGAAGGCGGCCGGTGAGAAGGACGTACTCGAGGCCGGCCTCCCGGCCCAGGCCCGCTCCGAAGCCGAGGACGGAGAGGCCGCTGTACACGGAGGAGATAGTTGAGGATTACGCCGAGAGGGTTTACAAGGCGATACAGCGCTCGGGGAAGAGCTACGAGGAGCTCTCCCATGAGATCGGGCTCTCCATGAACGACCTCCGCGCCATCGCCCACGGCCACCGCGAGCCGACGATAAAGGAAGCGAAAAAGCTGGAGAAGTACTTCAAAATAAAACTCATCGAGACCTCCGGGGAGGAGGTTCTGGAGAAGAAGAGCATTCCGAGGGACTACGAGCCGACGCTCGGCGACATAGCCAACATCAAGATCAAGAAGCGGAAGAAGAAGTGAGTCAGAGTTCCTCCAATCCTTCGTTCTCCCTCTCTTTCTCGCGCTTCTTCCTTAGCTCCTCCGCCCGGGTCCTCTTTGGAGGGTGGAAGCCTTTGAGCTTCTCAAAAGTCCCCCAGAGGCGCATTAGCTCTTCCCAGACTTCGGTATCGGGGGGAATCACGAGAACGTGCGCAGGTGGATGTATGTCCATAAGCCTCCCGATTGCCCTCGCCGGCGGGAGGTCTATCTGGGCGATCACGTGGGCCCTGAAGCGCCTCCTCGGCTTCTCGCCGCTTATCTTCTCAAAGGCCCAGTCGGAGAGGGCAGGGGGGATAATCCTCGGGTCGCCGCGTATCTGCATTCCTCCGTAGCGCACCAGGTCAGCCAGAGCGATGCTGGCCTTCTGAAAGTTGTCGGTCCTTACTAAAACCATCGTGTTTCTCATGGTCTCACCACCCCCGCTCTGTTGAACCCCTTTTTAAGCCTTCTTGCTTTTTAGTTACCGACACTTAAGAAAGTTCTAACTCCTGCCTGAACACTTGTGTGCATTTTCTCCGCTCCCCTGGCCATCGTGACCTAAACCTTTAAAAACTCAACCCGCCTCATTTATAAAGGGTTTTTAAACCCACCATCTGGAGGTGTAAGCCTTGGTCGACATGAGCAATGTAAAGCTCAGGATTGAGAATATTGTCGCTTCTGTGGACTTATTCACCCAGCTCAACCTTGAGAAGGTCATTGAAATCTGCCCCAACTCCAAGTACAACCCCGAGGAGTTCCCGGGCATCATCTGCCGCTTCGAGGAGCCCAAGGTGGCGCTCCTTATATTCAGCTCCGGCAAGCTCGTCGTCACCGGCGCCAAGAGCGTTGAGGACATAGAGCGCGCCGTCAACAAGCTCATCCAGATGCTCAAGAAGATAGGCGCCAAGTTCGGCCGCGCCCCGCAGATAGACATCCAGAACATGGTTTTCAGCGGCGACATCGGTATGGAGTTCAACCTCGATGCCGTTGCCCTCAGTCTGCCAAACTGTGAGTACGAACCCGAGCAGTTCCCCGGCGTTATCTACCGCGTTAAGGAGCCGAGGGCCGTGATACTGCTCTTCTCATCCGGAAAGATAGTCTGCTCCGGAGCGAAGAGTGAGCACGACGCCTGGGAAGCCGTTAGAAAGCTCCTCCGCGAGCTGGAGAAGTACGGCCTCATCGAGGAAGAGGAAGAGTGGTGAAACCCTCTTGTCCCTTGGAATCTTTTACTCCCCCTCATTTCGGGTCCATTTTGGAAACACTTTGGTTGATCGCCTGGTTTCTGGGTCTTCTGCATTTCTGGAACACTGTGAATCTGAGGGATGTTGGCTTACCCGGGGGTAAGGAGCTTACCCCGGGGTAAGTTATAAGGGTTTTGGCGGATGTTCGAAAAGGGTTGTCAAGAAAGTGCACTCAGAATAGTTAAAAATAGGGGCATCAGAGCCCCAGCATCTCTTTTGCGGCCTGGACACCGAGGTCGAAGGCCTTCATGTTGACGTCAACGGCCTTCGGCGGGACGCTGACGCGGATGACCTCTTTGACGTGCTCCGCCGAGAGCGGGAAGCCGGGCGTCTGGGTCAGCGCGCCTATGAGGACGACGTTGGTCGTTATCACGTGACCGGCCTTGACCGCGAGATCCTCGGCGTCGAAGGCCATGAACTTGGCCTGGAAGTCCTCCTCGACGACCTTCTTTATTTCATCGAGGCTCGGATAGCTGGCCAGGCCCATCGAAACCTGAACCGGCGGTATCGGCTTGGCGTTCGTGAAGACCAGCCCGCCCTTCTTGAGGTAGTTGATGTAGCGGAGCGCCTCGACCGGCTCGAAGGAGAGGATGACGTCTGCCTTCCCCTCGGGAACCATCGCGCCGTAAACCTCCTCCCCAAAGCGGACGTAGGCGATGACCGAACCAAAGCGCTGGCTCATTCCGTGGACCTCTCCCATCCTGACCTTGTGGCCGGCGCGGAGGGCGGCCCAGCCGAGAAGGTTGGCGGCGGTGAGGATTCCCTGGCCGCCAACTCCGGTGATAACGATGTTGTACTCCTTCATATCTCTCCCTCCCGGACCTTCTCAAAGGCGTCGAACGGACAGATCTGCGCACATCCACCGCAGCCCCAGCACATGAGCTCGTCTATCTTGGCCTTTCCGGTCTCGGCGTCCCAGTAGATTGCCGGACAGCCATAGGCGTTGATACATATCTTACAGCCGGTACACTTCTCCTCGTTGACCTGGTAGAGCGGCCACTGTATCCTGGCCCTCCTGAGCTCTCCTATCCTGTGGAGGGCACAGACGCGCCTGGTGACGACGACGCTCACTCCCTCGACTTGGAGGGCCCTCTTCATGGTCTCGACGGTCGCCTTGATGTCGTACGGGTCGACGACCTCGACGAAGTCAGCGCCGAGCGCCTTGGCGACCTCCTCGATCTTTATCTGCTTGCCGGGTCCGTGCGGGGTGTCGCCGGTTCCCGGGTTCGGCTGGTCACCGGTCATTGCCGTGACGAGGTTGTCAACGACGACTATGAGGACGTTGGAGCGGTTGTAGATCGCGTTGGCCAGGGCGGGAAGGCCGGTGTGGAAGAACGTCGAGTCACCTATGGTGGCGACGATGACCTTCTTCTCCTTACCTGTCTTGTGCTCGTCCTCCGCGACGCTTCCGTTGAGGGCTATGCTGAGGCCGTGGGCAACTCCGATTGAACCGCCCATCGCGACTGTCGTGTCAACGGCCTTGAGCGGCGGGAGGACACCGAGGGTGTAACAGCCTATGTCGCTCGGGAATATGGCGCGCGGCGTGGCGGCCTTCTTTATGGCGTAGAAGGTGTTCCTGTGCGGGCACGCCGGACAGAGGCTCGGCGGCCTCGGCGGAACCATTCCTTTAACCTTCTCGTACTTCTCATCGAGCTCCTTGAAGTTCAGGGGGGTCTCAAGGCCGAGGAACTTTGCTATTGCCTCAACGGCCCTCCTGGTGGTCATCTCGTAAACTCTCGGCACGAGGTCCTTTCCGTGGATCGGGATTTTCAGGCCCTTGTCGTAGGCCCAGGTCTTGACCTGCTCCTCGACGACCGGCTCGAGCTCCTCAACGATGAGAACCTTCTCAAGACCGTCGAGGAACTTCTCAAGCAGGCCGTACGGGAGGGGGAACGGAGTTCCGAGCTTGAGGACCTTTACGTTCTCGACGCCGAGCCAGTGAAGGGCCTCCTTCACGTAGGAGTAGGCAAGTCCCGGGGCGATGATACCGACCTTGGCGCTCTCGTCACCCTCTATCCAGTTGAACGGGCACTCGTTGAGCTCCTCGCGGATCTTCTCTATCTTCTCGAGTATCTGCGGGTGGAAGCGCCTCGAGTTGGCGGGTATGTCGACGAACCTGTTCGGGTCCTTCTTGAAGTTTCCAAACTTCCTCTTGCCCTGCTTTATCTCCTCGGGCAGCTCCCCAAGGACGATGTCTCCCCTGGCGTGCGACGTTCTGGTGGTCGTCCTCAGGATGACGAAGTGCTTGAACTTCTCGCTCAGCTCGAAGGCGTACTTCGTCATTTCCTTGGCTTCCATCGGGTCGCTGGGTTCGAGAACGGGAACGTTGGCAAACTTCGCGTAAACCCTGGTGTCCTGCTCGTTCTGGCTGCTCCACATGCTCGGGTCGTCGGCGACCATTATGACGAATCCGCCCTCAACGCCCATTCCAACGGCGCTCATGAATGTGTCTGCCGCGACGTTCAGTCCAACGTGTTTCATGGCCGTCATGGCCCTGAGGCCGCTCCATGCCGCTGAAAGGGCAGTTTCAAAGGCGACCTTCTCGTTGGTGGAGTACTCCATATAGACGCCGGCCTTCTTGGCGACCATGGCCATTGTGTCGGTAAGCTCTGAACTCGGGGTTCCGGGATAGGCCGCAAAAACGGCTATGTTGGCCTCGAGGGCACCCCTGGCTATGGCCTGGTTGCCGAGGAGTATAACCTTCTCCCCGGGCTTGTCCCACAAAACCATGTCGGTAACCTTCGCCATCCAAAATCACCTCATTCCTCTTCCTTCAAAACTCCCTTAGCCTTTGCAAACTCCACGAGGGCATAAGCCGCGGCGGCGACATCCTCCGGCCTCTCGTAGCTCGGAATGCCTGCCTTCTCGAGAACC is from Thermococcus celericrescens and encodes:
- the iorA gene encoding indolepyruvate ferredoxin oxidoreductase subunit alpha produces the protein MAKVTDMVLWDKPGEKVILLGNQAIARGALEANIAVFAAYPGTPSSELTDTMAMVAKKAGVYMEYSTNEKVAFETALSAAWSGLRAMTAMKHVGLNVAADTFMSAVGMGVEGGFVIMVADDPSMWSSQNEQDTRVYAKFANVPVLEPSDPMEAKEMTKYAFELSEKFKHFVILRTTTRTSHARGDIVLGELPEEIKQGKRKFGNFKKDPNRFVDIPANSRRFHPQILEKIEKIREELNECPFNWIEGDESAKVGIIAPGLAYSYVKEALHWLGVENVKVLKLGTPFPLPYGLLEKFLDGLEKVLIVEELEPVVEEQVKTWAYDKGLKIPIHGKDLVPRVYEMTTRRAVEAIAKFLGLETPLNFKELDEKYEKVKGMVPPRPPSLCPACPHRNTFYAIKKAATPRAIFPSDIGCYTLGVLPPLKAVDTTVAMGGSIGVAHGLSIALNGSVAEDEHKTGKEKKVIVATIGDSTFFHTGLPALANAIYNRSNVLIVVVDNLVTAMTGDQPNPGTGDTPHGPGKQIKIEEVAKALGADFVEVVDPYDIKATVETMKRALQVEGVSVVVTRRVCALHRIGELRRARIQWPLYQVNEEKCTGCKICINAYGCPAIYWDAETGKAKIDELMCWGCGGCAQICPFDAFEKVREGEI
- a CDS encoding TATA-box-binding protein, which encodes MVDMSNVKLRIENIVASVDLFTQLNLEKVIEICPNSKYNPEEFPGIICRFEEPKVALLIFSSGKLVVTGAKSVEDIERAVNKLIQMLKKIGAKFGRAPQIDIQNMVFSGDIGMEFNLDAVALSLPNCEYEPEQFPGVIYRVKEPRAVILLFSSGKIVCSGAKSEHDAWEAVRKLLRELEKYGLIEEEEEW
- a CDS encoding DUF356 domain-containing protein, producing MRNTMVLVRTDNFQKASIALADLVRYGGMQIRGDPRIIPPALSDWAFEKISGEKPRRRFRAHVIAQIDLPPARAIGRLMDIHPPAHVLVIPPDTEVWEELMRLWGTFEKLKGFHPPKRTRAEELRKKREKERENEGLEEL
- a CDS encoding multiprotein bridging factor aMBF1 encodes the protein MGKAKPRYCEVCGAPIRGPGHRIRIEGAEVLVCDRCYEKYGGKKPGTFSIMPTGRRPVRRTYSRPASRPRPAPKPRTERPLYTEEIVEDYAERVYKAIQRSGKSYEELSHEIGLSMNDLRAIAHGHREPTIKEAKKLEKYFKIKLIETSGEEVLEKKSIPRDYEPTLGDIANIKIKKRKKK
- a CDS encoding indolepyruvate oxidoreductase subunit beta produces the protein MKEYNIVITGVGGQGILTAANLLGWAALRAGHKVRMGEVHGMSQRFGSVIAYVRFGEEVYGAMVPEGKADVILSFEPVEALRYINYLKKGGLVFTNAKPIPPVQVSMGLASYPSLDEIKKVVEEDFQAKFMAFDAEDLAVKAGHVITTNVVLIGALTQTPGFPLSAEHVKEVIRVSVPPKAVDVNMKAFDLGVQAAKEMLGL